Proteins from a single region of Synechococcus sp. WH 8109:
- the infA gene encoding translation initiation factor IF-1, translated as MIETSGVIEKEQGNGFYLVTLEQPAGHQCLCRAAGKLTKFRIKLLAGDKVLVEISPYDLTRGRITYRERNAGAPGGRPGGNRPGGPRRR; from the coding sequence ATGATCGAAACCTCGGGCGTGATCGAGAAGGAACAGGGCAACGGGTTCTATCTGGTCACCCTCGAGCAGCCTGCTGGTCACCAATGCCTCTGCAGAGCGGCTGGAAAGCTCACCAAGTTCCGGATCAAATTGCTCGCGGGTGACAAAGTGCTGGTGGAGATCAGTCCCTACGACCTCACCCGCGGCCGCATCACCTACCGCGAGCGCAATGCCGGTGCTCCCGGCGGTCGTCCCGGCGGCAACCGCCCCGGCGGCCCGCGCCGTCGTTGA
- a CDS encoding methyltransferase domain-containing protein translates to MAESCCSSPVPQSLDQTQAVEARYGAAAQEQEACLCTPVGFDPALLKVIPEAVVERDYGCGDPTRWVKRGDRVLDLGSGSGKNAFICSQIVGASGHVTGVDRNADMLALSREAIPVVASAVGFDNVRFVDGAIEALDAPTATGEPLIADGSIDVVLSNCVLNLVNPSARDRLLANIHRVLAPGGRVAISDIVCDQVVPLYLQQDPDLWSGCISGAWQEQAFLEAFEALGFEQVRYADRSEQPWRVVEGIEFRAVTLVGVLPAEGQGSSCCSSGG, encoded by the coding sequence ATGGCGGAATCGTGTTGTTCGTCTCCAGTGCCCCAGTCGCTGGATCAAACCCAGGCGGTGGAAGCCCGCTACGGGGCTGCTGCCCAAGAGCAGGAAGCCTGCCTGTGCACCCCGGTCGGCTTCGACCCTGCCCTGCTCAAGGTGATTCCTGAGGCTGTCGTTGAGCGTGATTACGGCTGCGGTGATCCCACCCGCTGGGTGAAGCGGGGGGACCGGGTGCTCGACCTGGGCAGCGGCAGCGGCAAAAACGCCTTCATCTGCAGCCAAATTGTCGGGGCATCCGGCCACGTCACCGGTGTGGACCGCAACGCCGACATGCTGGCCTTGTCGCGTGAAGCGATCCCGGTTGTTGCTTCAGCTGTGGGCTTCGACAACGTCCGTTTTGTTGATGGAGCCATCGAAGCCCTGGATGCCCCCACCGCCACGGGTGAACCCCTGATCGCTGACGGTTCGATCGATGTGGTGCTGAGCAACTGTGTGCTCAACCTGGTGAATCCGTCGGCACGCGACAGGCTCCTGGCCAACATTCACCGGGTGCTGGCCCCCGGTGGTCGCGTTGCCATCAGCGACATCGTTTGCGATCAGGTGGTGCCCCTGTATTTGCAGCAGGACCCTGATCTCTGGAGCGGCTGCATCAGCGGCGCCTGGCAGGAGCAGGCCTTCCTGGAGGCATTCGAAGCTCTTGGCTTTGAGCAGGTTCGCTACGCCGATCGCAGTGAGCAGCCCTGGCGTGTGGTGGAGGGCATTGAATTCCGGGCGGTCACCCTCGTCGGGGTCCTCCCCGCCGAGGGCCAGGGCTCGAGCTGCTGCTCATCAGGCGGTTGA
- a CDS encoding pseudouridine synthase has translation MTTLLLNKPFGVLSQFTPEEGSRWRCLSDFVDVPHVYAAGRLDADSEGLLILTSNGRLQQRLTDPRFGHWRSYWAQVEGTPNNNQLQQLCDGVVVQGRRTLSAKACLLQGHDQPQLPERTPPIRYRAAIPTSWLQLSLTEGRNRQVRRMTAAVGLPTLRLVRCCIDLMDNGPPLDLTGLQPGTWRAVTAAEQERLNRLMSSSSSPGPRRGGPRRG, from the coding sequence TTGACGACGCTGCTGCTGAACAAGCCCTTCGGGGTTTTGAGTCAATTCACACCGGAGGAGGGAAGCCGCTGGCGTTGCCTGAGCGACTTTGTTGATGTGCCCCATGTGTACGCCGCGGGTCGACTCGATGCCGACAGCGAGGGGCTGCTGATCCTCACCAGCAACGGCCGTCTACAACAGCGCCTCACTGACCCTCGCTTTGGCCACTGGCGCAGCTACTGGGCGCAGGTGGAAGGCACTCCCAACAACAATCAACTGCAACAGCTCTGCGATGGCGTTGTGGTTCAGGGGCGCCGCACCTTGTCGGCAAAGGCGTGCTTGCTTCAGGGCCACGACCAGCCGCAGTTGCCCGAACGAACACCTCCGATTCGTTATCGCGCTGCAATCCCCACCAGTTGGTTGCAGCTATCCCTCACCGAGGGGCGCAACCGGCAAGTGCGCCGGATGACGGCGGCTGTTGGCCTGCCGACGCTGCGTCTGGTGCGCTGCTGCATCGATCTGATGGACAACGGTCCACCGCTGGACCTTACGGGCCTACAACCCGGCACTTGGCGTGCGGTGACGGCAGCTGAACAGGAACGGCTCAACCGCCTGATGAGCAGCAGCTCGAGCCCTGGCCCTCGGCGGGGAGGACCCCGACGAGGGTGA